Proteins encoded within one genomic window of Episyrphus balteatus chromosome 1, idEpiBalt1.1, whole genome shotgun sequence:
- the LOC129908443 gene encoding uncharacterized protein LOC129908443 codes for MSKGYACVFVCFSTKAIHLEAVSDLSSEAFLAAFARFVARRGLPKGMFSDNGTNFDGSDVILSKEFKKFISSIPQETQSSHGVQGLKWNFIPPGAPHMGGLWEAGVKNCKSHLRKLGTSSKLTFEEFSTVLARIEACLNSRPISSMSNDSSDLLALTPGHFLRGSPLLAFPEHNLADANLSLINRWEKVKCLQQQFCRRWKDDYLKELHQRHKWQSPQEDIKLNDLVVVKNENLSSTEWRLGRVVNVHPGPDGRVRVATLRTQLGEISRPVVKLCLLPMK; via the coding sequence ATGTCCAAAGGCTATGCTTGTGTCTTCGTTTGTTTTTCGACTAAGGCCATTCACCTTGAGGCCGTCAGTGATTTATCGTCTGAAGCATTCTTGGCTGCATTTGCACGATTTGTAGCAAGACGCGGTTTACCTAAAGGAATGTTTTCGGACAACGGTACCAATTTTGATGGGTCTGATGTGATTTTAAGCaaagagttcaaaaaatttattagttcAATTCCACAAGAAACTCAATCCTCTCATGGTGTGCAAGGCCTTAAATGGAATTTTATTCCTCCAGGTGCTCCACATATGGGGGGTCTCTGGGAGGCTGgtgtaaaaaattgcaaaagtcACCTTCGGAAACTGGGGACCAGttcaaaacttacatttgaagaattctcaacAGTATTGGCTCGCATTGAAGCATGTTTAAACTCACGTCCAATTTCGTCAATGTCCAATGATTCCTCGGATCTATTGGCTTTAACTCCGGGTCACTTTTTACGCGGTAGTCCACTTTTAGCATTCCCTGAGCATAATCTGGCTGATGCCAATTTGTCCCTCATCAATCGATGGGAAAAAGTTAAATGCCTCCAACAACAATTCTGTCGTCGATGGAAAGACGATTATCTTAAAGAACTTCATCAGAGACATAAGTGGCAATCGCCTCAAGAAGATATCAAGTTAAATGACCTAGTAGTTGTGAAAAACGAAAATCTTTCTTCCACTGAATGGCGCCTTGGGCGTGTTGTAAATGTACACCCCGGCCCTGACGGAAGAGTGAGAGTGGCGACGCTTCGCACGCAACTCGGCGAAATTAGCCGGCCAGTTGTAAAACTTTGTCTTTTGCCCATGAAATAA